One part of the Halopenitus persicus genome encodes these proteins:
- a CDS encoding DUF420 domain-containing protein, whose protein sequence is MVADGLRQWAKRHPAALTGILTVVGYGVVLGVFLVPSFQALFPDLSRSTIDLLTHAIAVVNSITIVTLALGWYFIRVGDVEKHRAAMGTSFALIVTFLSIYVPRVAGGGTKRFEGPELVTYAYFVMLAIHILLSILAVPIVLYAIILGLTHTERELRTETPHARVGRIAAGSWLLSLVLGVITYLLLNHVYSYTY, encoded by the coding sequence ATGGTAGCCGATGGTCTCCGCCAGTGGGCGAAACGCCACCCGGCAGCCCTCACCGGGATCCTCACCGTCGTCGGATACGGCGTCGTCCTCGGCGTCTTCCTCGTCCCGTCGTTTCAGGCACTGTTTCCCGACCTCTCACGGTCCACGATCGATCTCCTCACGCACGCGATCGCCGTAGTAAACTCGATCACGATCGTCACGCTGGCGCTCGGCTGGTACTTCATCCGCGTCGGCGACGTGGAGAAACATCGGGCCGCGATGGGGACCTCCTTCGCCCTGATCGTCACGTTCCTTTCGATCTACGTTCCGCGGGTCGCCGGCGGCGGCACGAAGCGTTTCGAGGGGCCCGAGCTCGTTACCTACGCCTACTTCGTGATGCTCGCGATCCACATTCTCCTGTCCATTCTCGCCGTCCCAATCGTCCTGTACGCGATAATTCTGGGACTCACGCACACCGAACGCGAACTCCGAACGGAGACGCCTCACGCGCGCGTCGGCCGGATCGCCGCGGGGTCCTGGCTCCTTTCGTTGGTGCTCGGCGTGATCACGTATCTCCTGTTGAATCACGTCTACTCGTACACGTACTGA
- a CDS encoding DUF7314 family protein, with protein sequence MADEFIKGLTLSMVGALGWFIFAGWYRTPEYYAIEQLTAAAPEPNNVYQAIGIFAGDVSLWLMLLGALVYWVVIPTLREARGSITESPN encoded by the coding sequence ATGGCCGACGAGTTCATCAAAGGACTGACCCTGTCGATGGTCGGTGCCCTCGGGTGGTTCATCTTCGCCGGCTGGTACCGAACCCCCGAGTACTACGCCATCGAACAGCTGACCGCGGCGGCGCCCGAGCCGAATAACGTGTATCAGGCGATCGGTATCTTCGCCGGCGACGTGTCCCTGTGGCTGATGCTCCTCGGCGCGTTGGTATACTGGGTCGTCATCCCAACCCTGCGCGAGGCTCGCGGCAGCATTACCGAATCGCCGAACTGA
- a CDS encoding NAD(P)-dependent glycerol-1-phosphate dehydrogenase, with translation MFEKSTWITLPRNVLLGHGVLDDLGAALEDLYLTGRPLVVTSPTPNELAGDRVRAQLTDPETAVVDDASFSAVEEVVDVAEAVAPGYLVALGGGKPIDTAKMAAHRLGVGFVSVPTAASHDGIVSGRSSIPEGDTRHSVAADPPLAVVADTELLADAPWELTTAGCADIISNYTAVKDWRLARRLRNVEYSEYAGALSEMTAELLVASADSIKPGLEESSWLVAKALVSSGVAMSIAGSSRPASGAEHLVSHQLDRIAPGKALHGHQVGVASILTEYLHSGEDGEWRSIRDALASIDAPTTAADLGVTDEELIRALTTAHEIRDRYTILAGGVTEAAAIETATATGVI, from the coding sequence ATGTTCGAGAAGTCGACGTGGATCACGCTCCCGCGGAACGTCTTGCTCGGCCACGGCGTCCTCGATGATCTCGGCGCGGCCCTCGAGGACCTCTACCTCACCGGGCGGCCGCTCGTCGTCACGAGCCCGACGCCGAACGAGCTGGCCGGCGACCGCGTCCGCGCGCAGCTGACCGATCCCGAGACGGCGGTCGTGGACGATGCCTCCTTCTCGGCGGTCGAGGAGGTCGTCGACGTCGCCGAGGCGGTCGCCCCCGGCTACCTCGTCGCGCTCGGCGGCGGCAAACCGATCGACACCGCGAAGATGGCCGCCCACCGGCTCGGCGTCGGGTTCGTCTCGGTGCCGACCGCGGCCTCCCACGATGGGATCGTCTCCGGGCGGTCGTCGATTCCCGAGGGCGACACGCGGCACTCTGTGGCGGCCGATCCGCCGCTTGCGGTCGTCGCGGACACTGAGCTCCTCGCGGACGCCCCCTGGGAGCTGACGACCGCGGGCTGTGCGGACATCATCTCCAACTACACCGCGGTCAAGGACTGGCGGCTCGCCCGGCGACTGCGGAACGTCGAGTACTCCGAGTACGCGGGCGCGCTCTCGGAGATGACGGCCGAGCTGCTCGTCGCGAGCGCCGACTCGATCAAACCCGGGCTCGAGGAGTCCTCGTGGCTCGTCGCGAAGGCGCTCGTCTCCTCGGGCGTCGCGATGTCGATCGCCGGGTCCTCGCGGCCGGCCTCGGGCGCCGAACACCTCGTGTCCCACCAGCTCGACCGGATCGCCCCCGGAAAGGCGCTCCACGGCCACCAGGTCGGCGTCGCATCGATCCTGACCGAGTATCTGCACAGCGGCGAGGACGGGGAGTGGCGGTCCATCCGCGACGCGCTCGCGAGCATCGACGCGCCGACGACCGCGGCGGACCTGGGTGTGACCGACGAGGAACTGATCCGCGCGCTCACCACCGCCCACGAGATCCGCGACCGCTACACCATTCTCGCCGGCGGCGTCACGGAGGCGGCGGCGATCGAGACCGCGACCGCGACCGGCGTGATCTGA
- a CDS encoding DUF7313 family protein, with translation MDPLQFLVPLDWLAVVGPTLPFAILVLALANVATRHRAHAKHVEQAADGDSVDRYFPHVFTTIGLVLMSFLFTLVQPTGGAIISVVAATVLLADVFEFEARNVEARNELEIERPKSSIAASSIVVIYGLYYSLVALDATFWSGLFA, from the coding sequence ATGGACCCACTGCAGTTCCTCGTTCCCCTGGACTGGCTCGCCGTCGTGGGACCGACGCTCCCGTTCGCCATCCTCGTGTTGGCGCTCGCGAACGTCGCCACGCGCCACCGCGCCCACGCCAAACACGTCGAACAGGCGGCCGACGGCGACAGCGTCGACCGCTATTTCCCGCACGTCTTCACGACGATCGGGCTCGTGCTGATGAGCTTCCTGTTCACCCTCGTCCAACCGACCGGCGGGGCTATCATCTCGGTGGTTGCCGCGACGGTCCTGCTTGCCGACGTCTTCGAGTTCGAGGCCCGAAACGTCGAGGCCCGAAACGAGCTGGAGATCGAGCGGCCCAAGAGCTCCATCGCGGCCTCCTCGATCGTCGTCATCTACGGACTCTATTACTCCCTCGTCGCGCTCGACGCGACGTTCTGGTCCGGGCTGTTCGCCTGA
- a CDS encoding TrmB family transcriptional regulator, whose translation MDDERDPIDLLETLDLTEYEERALNRLIELGRTTAPDLSEATGIPKARIYGVLDELADAGYVKVIPGRPKRYQPKSPETILDRAVENRRQAYESYRSDIEDVREEFLETFGPLYERASEDISPTEELFHVVDVGDPSEAETRSLYREADERVDVLTKSFEYFESVEPAFADAAERGRDLRVLFLDPSFLSAENAAVQERTVTRLRERYPGVALRFSATRLPWRGTFADPSLEYDSGRAVLLVEEEEIPLHKRQAAVTENPSFVAGLERYFELTWEYDTLETDPYS comes from the coding sequence ATGGACGACGAGCGTGACCCGATCGACCTGCTGGAGACGCTCGATCTCACGGAGTACGAGGAGCGGGCCTTAAACCGGCTCATCGAGCTCGGCCGGACGACCGCGCCGGATCTGTCGGAGGCGACGGGCATCCCGAAGGCGCGAATCTACGGCGTGCTCGACGAGCTCGCCGACGCCGGCTACGTCAAGGTCATTCCCGGGCGACCGAAACGCTACCAGCCGAAGTCGCCGGAGACGATCCTCGACCGGGCGGTCGAGAACCGCCGGCAGGCCTACGAGTCCTATCGGTCCGACATCGAGGACGTTCGGGAGGAATTCCTGGAGACGTTCGGGCCTCTCTACGAACGCGCGAGCGAGGACATCTCGCCGACCGAGGAACTGTTCCACGTCGTGGACGTCGGCGACCCCAGCGAGGCCGAGACCCGATCCCTGTATCGGGAGGCCGACGAGCGCGTGGACGTGCTGACGAAGAGCTTCGAGTACTTCGAGTCGGTCGAACCCGCCTTTGCCGACGCGGCCGAGCGCGGCCGGGATCTCCGTGTGCTCTTTCTCGACCCCTCGTTTTTAAGCGCGGAGAACGCCGCGGTGCAGGAACGGACGGTGACCCGCCTCCGGGAGCGATATCCCGGCGTTGCGCTCCGGTTCAGCGCCACGCGGTTGCCCTGGCGCGGAACGTTCGCGGACCCGAGTCTGGAGTACGACTCCGGTCGCGCCGTGTTGCTCGTCGAGGAGGAGGAGATCCCCCTTCATAAACGGCAGGCCGCGGTCACCGAGAATCCGTCGTTCGTGGCCGGGCTCGAGCGGTACTTCGAGTTGACCTGGGAGTACGACACCCTGGAGACCGATCCGTATTCGTGA
- a CDS encoding DUF4330 domain-containing protein has translation MELIDDEGNLLGVVNVVDALAVLLVLAVVVAGAALVFSDDPAPPEPETGTTYVTLDLGTQQPAVADAINEGDTHEPSDARSVTITDVHLTPRGNGVGVLARVEVRGPLDGDGDVTYGDAPLRLGRTLSIATNRYQAEGSIRSVGESDAIDRVETRVVLQETVSAATAEAVAPGDEVRIAGRTVARIEAATAYTTAEPGTRRLRLVASLDASRYGGDLRFGGTPLRTGQTLTLPAADYQVTGTIERVGSDAGLGDTTTRRVTLRMDGVHEDLADAIEPGLTERTGGETIAEVSAVDAEPAIIIATGDDGSVNVVDHPVERDVTITADLQVRETSTGLRFKGESIRQGSTVVLDLGAVTVEATVASVGSDGGP, from the coding sequence ATGGAGCTCATAGACGACGAGGGAAACCTCCTCGGCGTCGTGAACGTCGTGGACGCGCTCGCCGTCCTGCTCGTCCTCGCGGTCGTGGTCGCAGGCGCCGCGCTCGTCTTCTCCGATGATCCGGCCCCGCCGGAGCCCGAGACCGGAACGACCTACGTCACCCTGGATCTGGGCACCCAACAGCCCGCCGTCGCGGACGCGATCAACGAGGGCGACACCCACGAACCGTCCGACGCCCGGTCGGTGACGATCACCGACGTCCACCTCACGCCGCGCGGGAACGGCGTCGGCGTCCTGGCGCGCGTCGAGGTACGGGGCCCCCTCGACGGCGACGGGGACGTGACCTACGGTGACGCTCCGCTCCGGCTCGGACGCACCCTCTCGATCGCAACGAATCGCTATCAGGCCGAGGGATCGATCCGGTCGGTCGGCGAGTCCGATGCCATCGACCGCGTCGAGACCCGTGTCGTCCTCCAGGAGACGGTAAGTGCCGCGACCGCCGAGGCCGTTGCACCCGGCGACGAGGTCCGGATCGCGGGCCGCACCGTCGCGAGGATCGAGGCGGCCACCGCCTACACGACCGCCGAGCCGGGAACGCGTCGGCTCCGACTCGTAGCATCGCTCGACGCCTCTCGTTACGGCGGCGACCTCCGATTCGGCGGGACGCCCCTCCGCACGGGCCAGACCCTCACGCTTCCCGCCGCCGACTATCAGGTCACGGGCACGATCGAGCGCGTCGGCTCGGACGCCGGCCTCGGCGACACCACGACGCGTCGGGTCACCCTCCGGATGGACGGCGTCCACGAGGACCTGGCTGACGCGATCGAGCCCGGGTTGACCGAACGGACCGGCGGCGAGACGATCGCCGAGGTGTCGGCCGTCGACGCCGAGCCCGCGATCATCATCGCCACCGGCGACGACGGCAGCGTGAACGTCGTCGACCATCCGGTCGAACGTGACGTGACGATCACCGCCGATCTGCAGGTGCGCGAGACGAGCACCGGCCTCCGCTTCAAGGGCGAATCGATCCGGCAGGGCTCGACGGTCGTCCTCGATCTGGGCGCGGTCACGGTCGAGGCGACCGTGGCAAGCGTCGGGTCGGATGGCGGTCCGTGA
- a CDS encoding MaoC family dehydratase: MSTLYFEDLETDVERDLGSYTVSRAEMVEFARQYDPQPIHVDESVAAETIYGGLIASGWYTASVCMRLLVDEFLSETASIGSFGLEELRWRTPVRAGDTIQAFHRITEKTPSSSRDDRGYIENEIRAENGDGEEVVFWRATNIFARKS, encoded by the coding sequence ATGTCGACGTTGTACTTCGAGGACCTGGAGACGGACGTGGAACGCGATCTCGGCTCGTACACGGTGTCACGGGCCGAAATGGTCGAGTTCGCGCGGCAGTACGACCCCCAGCCCATCCACGTCGACGAGTCCGTCGCCGCGGAGACGATATACGGCGGACTCATCGCCAGCGGCTGGTACACGGCGAGCGTCTGTATGCGGCTGCTCGTCGACGAGTTCCTGAGCGAGACGGCGAGCATCGGATCGTTCGGGCTCGAGGAGCTCCGCTGGCGGACGCCGGTCCGCGCCGGCGACACGATCCAGGCGTTTCACCGAATCACCGAGAAGACGCCCTCGAGCTCGCGGGACGACCGTGGGTACATCGAGAACGAAATCCGTGCGGAGAACGGCGACGGCGAGGAGGTCGTCTTCTGGCGGGCGACGAACATCTTCGCGCGGAAGTCGTGA
- a CDS encoding LysE family translocator codes for MNGVVSLLAGVVFGLALAAPPGPMNAIIAEESAWRGWLAGVTAGLGAASADAVFFVLAYLGIVSVVESLPALRAAMVGLGGVLMLYFAYGAANGVRASFRPGGGSRPVADDGKGFRKAFVLALTNPYQVLFWLTVGVGLLRPGTLDVLSWLPLVGADLAGTFLVTTGSPALIVGFFAGIGVWITGFPASIVLAERRIETLAPVIAALSAVVLAGFGVYFLYDAGSFVSAAIA; via the coding sequence GTGAACGGCGTTGTGAGTCTCCTGGCGGGTGTAGTGTTCGGGCTGGCGCTGGCGGCTCCGCCGGGGCCGATGAACGCGATCATCGCCGAGGAGTCCGCCTGGCGCGGCTGGCTCGCCGGCGTCACCGCCGGACTGGGCGCGGCCAGCGCCGACGCCGTCTTCTTCGTCCTCGCGTACCTCGGCATCGTCTCGGTGGTCGAGTCGCTGCCCGCGCTGCGCGCCGCCATGGTTGGTCTCGGCGGCGTGCTGATGTTGTACTTCGCCTACGGCGCCGCCAACGGCGTTCGAGCGTCCTTCCGTCCGGGCGGCGGCTCACGCCCCGTCGCCGATGACGGCAAGGGCTTTCGCAAGGCGTTCGTGCTCGCGTTGACGAACCCCTACCAGGTCCTCTTCTGGCTCACCGTCGGCGTCGGTTTGCTGCGTCCGGGCACGCTCGACGTCCTCTCGTGGCTCCCGCTGGTCGGCGCCGACCTCGCCGGCACGTTCCTCGTCACCACCGGATCGCCGGCGCTCATCGTCGGCTTCTTCGCCGGGATCGGGGTCTGGATCACCGGCTTTCCGGCATCGATCGTCCTGGCCGAGCGCCGGATCGAGACGCTTGCACCCGTCATCGCCGCCCTCTCGGCCGTCGTACTGGCCGGATTCGGCGTCTACTTCCTGTACGACGCCGGGTCGTTCGTGTCCGCCGCGATCGCGTGA
- a CDS encoding NAD(+)/NADH kinase — translation MDLSGHRLAVVGADGDVPETVRRLGGSIVDPAAADLIVAIDAAGFRRAALSDTDTPVLVVTAGDVYYAAPIDEVGEMIAAALSGDRSHVDHPIVEVTLDGEHVGRALLEVTLLTSEPARISEYGVANEGSTLQTFRADAVTVATPAGSAGYARAAGGPVVRPNAGLAVVPIASFTTHADTLVLPGSATLSVERDDEPVSLVVDGDERGPVPTHAPITVRTVDHVPVVRPAPRAD, via the coding sequence ATGGATCTCTCGGGTCATCGGCTGGCGGTCGTCGGCGCTGACGGGGACGTTCCCGAGACCGTTCGCCGGCTCGGCGGCTCGATCGTCGACCCGGCAGCCGCGGATCTGATCGTCGCGATCGACGCGGCCGGGTTCCGTCGGGCGGCCCTCTCGGACACGGATACGCCGGTTCTCGTCGTGACCGCGGGCGACGTCTACTATGCAGCGCCGATCGACGAGGTGGGTGAGATGATCGCGGCCGCACTCTCGGGGGACCGATCACACGTCGACCATCCGATCGTCGAGGTGACGCTCGACGGCGAGCACGTCGGCCGGGCGCTGCTTGAGGTGACCCTCCTCACGAGCGAGCCGGCGCGGATCTCCGAATACGGCGTCGCGAACGAGGGATCAACCCTCCAGACGTTCCGCGCGGACGCCGTCACCGTCGCGACGCCAGCCGGCAGCGCCGGTTATGCGCGCGCGGCGGGCGGGCCGGTCGTTCGGCCGAACGCCGGCCTTGCGGTCGTTCCGATCGCTTCCTTCACCACCCACGCCGACACGCTGGTGCTCCCCGGATCAGCGACGCTCTCGGTCGAACGGGACGACGAACCCGTCTCGCTCGTCGTCGACGGCGACGAGCGGGGACCGGTACCGACGCACGCGCCGATCACCGTGCGGACCGTGGACCACGTGCCCGTGGTCCGTCCCGCACCACGCGCGGACTGA
- a CDS encoding DUF7315 family membrane protein, which yields MSQTESDHDDRRRSDGGQTDTDRDVDATGDPVPKSERETDAQSEPTGPTEGPGGREIVVPLRLYKTVIVFSTLVAIVAFVGGFVLIDAATLQVSLLRSVIAGVLASAGIAPSADVLTALLAVAGLASIVFGSAVYVFGTRFRAQGMGKSQEDSDEE from the coding sequence ATGTCCCAAACGGAATCCGACCACGACGACCGACGCCGATCGGACGGCGGGCAGACCGATACCGACCGGGACGTCGACGCGACCGGTGACCCCGTACCGAAGTCCGAACGCGAGACGGACGCCCAGTCCGAACCAACCGGACCGACGGAGGGGCCGGGCGGACGGGAGATCGTCGTTCCGTTGCGTCTGTATAAGACGGTGATCGTCTTCTCGACGCTCGTCGCGATCGTCGCGTTCGTCGGCGGGTTCGTCCTGATCGACGCCGCGACGCTGCAGGTGAGCCTGCTCCGGTCGGTGATCGCCGGCGTGCTCGCGAGTGCCGGGATCGCGCCGAGCGCGGACGTTCTCACGGCCCTGCTGGCGGTTGCCGGGCTCGCATCGATCGTGTTCGGGTCGGCCGTCTACGTCTTCGGGACTCGGTTTCGGGCACAGGGAATGGGAAAGTCTCAAGAGGACTCCGACGAAGAATGA
- a CDS encoding class I SAM-dependent methyltransferase → MTVLCVAVARERGEEVRRRLAEADALAGEYEIDVADGTIYLPVTDRTDVPESLRGLLVNRELDRRETPTTPADLLGYEPSIERLGDVVIVDEADAERAAEIADAVMASDVPCETVVNRASPIEGELRVRRWDVLAGNGTETVHREYGHEFLLDIAEVYFSPRLATERRRIVEQVEPGEHAFDMFAGVGPYAIPIADAGATVVACDLNEHAVAYLRENARRNGVADRITAVHGDVREVAVDWTGWADRIVMNLPHSADEFLETATTLAGEDCVIHYYDIQHEDDPFGPGRAAIEEAAGDDYEVTVETERVVRSYAPHELNVRLDARLTRR, encoded by the coding sequence ATGACCGTTCTCTGCGTCGCCGTCGCCCGCGAGCGTGGCGAGGAAGTACGTCGCCGGCTAGCCGAGGCGGACGCGCTCGCCGGCGAGTACGAGATCGACGTCGCGGACGGGACGATCTACCTGCCGGTGACCGACCGGACCGACGTTCCGGAGTCGCTGCGCGGGTTGCTCGTGAACCGGGAGCTGGACCGGCGGGAGACGCCCACCACGCCCGCCGACCTGCTCGGGTACGAGCCGTCGATCGAGCGACTCGGCGACGTGGTCATCGTCGACGAGGCGGACGCGGAACGCGCCGCCGAGATCGCCGATGCAGTGATGGCCTCCGACGTGCCCTGCGAGACGGTGGTGAACCGCGCCTCGCCGATCGAGGGCGAGCTCCGCGTCCGCCGGTGGGACGTCCTCGCCGGGAACGGGACCGAGACGGTCCACCGGGAGTACGGCCACGAGTTCCTGTTGGACATCGCCGAGGTCTACTTCTCCCCGCGGCTCGCGACCGAACGTCGCCGCATCGTCGAGCAGGTCGAGCCGGGCGAGCACGCGTTCGACATGTTCGCCGGCGTGGGCCCCTACGCGATCCCGATTGCCGACGCCGGCGCGACCGTGGTCGCCTGCGACCTGAACGAGCACGCCGTCGCGTACCTCCGTGAGAACGCGCGGCGAAACGGGGTTGCCGACCGAATCACGGCCGTCCACGGGGACGTCCGCGAGGTCGCGGTCGACTGGACGGGATGGGCCGACCGGATCGTGATGAATCTGCCGCACTCTGCCGACGAGTTTCTCGAAACCGCAACGACGCTTGCGGGCGAGGACTGTGTGATCCATTACTACGACATCCAGCACGAGGACGATCCCTTCGGCCCCGGACGAGCCGCGATCGAGGAGGCCGCCGGCGACGATTACGAGGTAACCGTCGAAACGGAACGAGTCGTCCGGTCGTACGCACCCCACGAGCTGAACGTCCGGCTCGACGCTCGGCTGACGCGTCGATGA
- a CDS encoding signal peptidase I: MNLTRLLTGLVTLIAVLIALSILAGAALGQPMGVSYVETGSMSPTLEPGDGFIAVPTPIAGPVEPGDVIVFDAVNLHGGGLVTHRVVGETESGYITRGDANPVTDQDGDEPPVEPGRIEAKALQVGGDVVVIPGFGTLVTGASGAVGSLQQFLASTFGTRAFLGTQGAVYLLFGFGVVTYVLASLAERSDSRRRDRHTSRWTGYVTPQTVIGVMAVVLILAVTASMVVPAGTHTFQFVSSEVASENPSVIQQGTTKNVTYVVPSNGPFPVVGVIEPTSGGVTVSPETVSVAGGETANVTVTIQAPPDTGVYTASIREHRYLALLPTGVILTLHGIHPWSPIVVIDVLLGVGFVILAVALIGIDPIRLDRRRHPVPLRVRIRRWFK; encoded by the coding sequence ATGAATCTCACGCGTCTCCTCACCGGACTGGTCACGCTCATCGCGGTCCTCATCGCGCTCTCGATACTGGCGGGCGCGGCGTTGGGCCAGCCGATGGGCGTGAGCTACGTCGAAACCGGGAGCATGTCGCCGACGCTGGAGCCGGGGGACGGGTTCATCGCGGTGCCGACCCCGATCGCCGGTCCCGTCGAGCCGGGCGACGTGATCGTCTTCGACGCGGTCAACCTCCACGGCGGGGGGCTGGTCACACACCGGGTGGTCGGCGAGACGGAGTCGGGCTACATCACCCGCGGGGACGCGAACCCGGTCACCGACCAGGACGGCGACGAGCCCCCGGTCGAGCCGGGACGGATCGAGGCGAAGGCGTTGCAGGTCGGCGGCGACGTCGTGGTGATCCCGGGATTCGGTACCCTGGTCACCGGCGCGAGCGGCGCGGTCGGGTCCCTTCAGCAGTTCCTGGCGTCCACGTTCGGCACCCGGGCGTTCCTGGGGACTCAGGGGGCGGTCTACCTCCTGTTCGGGTTCGGCGTCGTCACCTACGTGCTCGCCTCGCTCGCGGAGCGGTCGGACTCACGACGGCGGGACCGCCACACATCTCGGTGGACCGGCTACGTCACGCCCCAAACCGTCATCGGCGTGATGGCGGTCGTGTTGATCCTCGCGGTGACCGCCAGCATGGTCGTTCCTGCCGGGACGCACACCTTCCAGTTCGTGAGCTCCGAGGTCGCCTCCGAGAACCCGAGCGTCATCCAGCAGGGAACGACGAAGAACGTCACCTACGTCGTCCCCTCGAACGGTCCGTTCCCGGTCGTGGGGGTGATCGAGCCGACAAGCGGCGGCGTGACCGTCTCCCCGGAGACCGTCTCCGTCGCCGGCGGCGAGACGGCGAACGTGACCGTCACGATCCAGGCACCGCCCGACACCGGCGTGTACACGGCGTCGATCCGGGAACATCGGTACCTCGCGCTCCTCCCGACGGGCGTCATCCTGACGCTGCACGGGATCCATCCCTGGTCGCCGATCGTGGTCATCGACGTTCTCCTCGGCGTCGGGTTCGTTATCCTGGCCGTCGCGCTGATCGGGATCGACCCCATCCGGCTCGACCGGCGGCGCCATCCGGTGCCCCTCCGGGTTCGAATCCGTCGGTGGTTTAAATAA
- a CDS encoding NAD-dependent epimerase/dehydratase family protein: protein MSSQTSVAVTGAAGFIGSRVVRLLQEVHPEWEITALDNFYLGDVRSIGDVDVEHVDVRHRGALEDALEGADVVCHLAAISGVDDCEEHRDLAYEVNVQGTNNVAWFCRKTGAALVFPFSMAVLGDPDSFPITVDAGRDPMNWYGRTKVIAEHAIEDFADGAFPAHLYLKSNLYGEHEIDGQRVSKGTVINFFVGRALAGEPLTVYEPGTQARNYVHVSDVARAYVRSTERLLDALAAGETGVEKYEIASKEDPDITTVAERVAAIAAEEIGFDPEITLLENPRDETLVDSFAVDIEAARSGLGWEPEHTVADSIRRLLRERSAEDEA from the coding sequence ATGTCAAGCCAGACGTCCGTGGCGGTCACCGGCGCCGCGGGGTTCATCGGCAGCCGGGTCGTGCGCCTCCTCCAGGAGGTCCACCCGGAGTGGGAGATCACCGCCCTCGACAACTTCTACCTCGGCGACGTGCGCTCGATCGGCGACGTCGACGTCGAACACGTCGACGTCCGCCACCGGGGCGCACTCGAGGACGCGCTCGAGGGCGCCGACGTCGTCTGTCATCTGGCGGCGATCAGCGGCGTCGACGACTGCGAGGAGCATCGGGACCTCGCCTACGAGGTGAACGTGCAGGGGACGAACAACGTGGCGTGGTTCTGCCGCAAGACCGGCGCCGCGCTCGTGTTCCCGTTCAGCATGGCGGTGCTCGGCGACCCGGATTCCTTCCCGATCACGGTGGACGCCGGCCGCGACCCGATGAACTGGTACGGCCGCACGAAGGTGATCGCCGAGCACGCGATCGAGGACTTCGCCGACGGCGCGTTCCCGGCCCACCTCTATCTCAAGTCGAACCTCTACGGCGAACACGAGATCGACGGCCAGCGCGTCTCGAAGGGGACGGTCATCAACTTCTTCGTCGGCCGCGCGCTCGCGGGCGAGCCGCTTACGGTCTACGAGCCTGGCACCCAGGCGCGCAACTACGTCCACGTCTCGGACGTCGCGCGGGCGTACGTCCGGAGCACGGAACGCCTCCTCGACGCGCTCGCGGCCGGCGAGACGGGCGTCGAGAAGTACGAGATCGCCTCGAAAGAGGATCCGGACATCACGACCGTCGCCGAGCGCGTCGCGGCGATCGCCGCCGAGGAGATCGGGTTCGATCCCGAGATCACGCTGCTTGAGAACCCCCGCGATGAGACGCTCGTCGACTCCTTCGCGGTCGACATCGAAGCCGCACGCTCCGGCCTCGGCTGGGAACCCGAGCACACGGTCGCGGACTCCATCCGCCGGCTGCTCCGCGAGCGGTCCGCCGAGGACGAGGCGTAA